The DNA region ATCTCGGCGGCCTTGCCCGGCACATCGGGCACACCCGCGACCGTGATCTTGGCCTGGCTGAAGTCGGTGGCGACGCCGGCGACGATCGGTTCTTCCATGACTGCTCCCTCGGCTTCGCGGGGGTTCTTCATACCCTCGCCCAGAACGTATGTGCCCTCGGCCGACGAGAACGTCGACCGAGCGTGAATCAGGACGCCGTGACGGCGTGCGTACTCGACGGCGCGGATGTACAGCACCTTGGCCCCGTTGGCGGCGAGCTCCAGCATCTCCTCGCTCGAGACATGATCGAGCTTTTGTGCCTTCGGGATCACGCGCGGATCGGCGGTGAAGATGCCGTCGACGTCGCTGTAGATCTCGCAGACATCGGCGTCGAGCGCGGCGGCGAGGGCGACGGCGGTGGTATCGGACCCGCCGCGACCGAGCGTGGTGATGTCACGGGTGTCGCGGTTGAAGCCCTGGAACCCGGCGACGATCACGATCGCGCCCTCGTCCAGAGCTTCGCGCAGACGCACGGGCGTGACATCGACGATGCGGGCGGCACCGTGCTGCGAGTCGGTGATCATGCCCGCCTGGCTGCCCGTGAACGACCGCGCCTCGAAGCCCATGGAGTGGATCGCCATGGCCAGCAGCGCCATCGAGATGCGCTCTCCGCTGGAGAGGAGCATGTCGAGTTCACGGGGCGCGGGAATCGGTGCGACCTCGTTGGCGAGATCGAGCAGCTCGTCGGTGGTGTCGCCCATGGCGCTCACAGCGACGACCACGTCGTGCCCGGCACGACGCGTATCGACGATGCGCTTGGCGACGCGCTTGATGCTCTCTGCGTCGGCGACGGACGAGCCGCCGTACTTCTGCACGATGAGGGCCACGATCACTCCCTGGGATGACGGGCGGATCCGCCCACGCTCATTCTACGATCGGCGCGTATGCCCCGTTGCGCATGTGTCAGGCCGCGTGCGTCGCGGTGCGTCGAGTGCGGTGCGTCGAGTGCACGGGATATCGCCGAGTGCACGGGATGTTCGCATGAGCAAGCCGTGCACTCGGCGGCAAGCCGTGCACTCGACGACTCGGAGTGGGAGGTGCGCGGCAGGAGGTGCGGGGCGCGGCTCAGAGGGAGGGCGGGAGAGCCTGGGGAGAGACCGGGCGCAGCCGACCACCTGTGGCGGCGAACCAGCACCCCATGATGATCAGCGGGAAGCCCAGCAGCAGGCCGGGAGTCAACGGCTCGGCGAGGACGATGGCTCCGAGGACGATCGCGACCACCGGATTCACATAGGTGAACAGTGGCGCGCGCACCGGACCGACTTCGCGGATGAGCGCGAAGAAGGCCAGGAAGGCCACCGCCGTGCAGATCACGGCGAGCGCGAGCAGCGCGACGATCGACGGCAGAGTGGGCACCTCGTGCTGAGTGAGCAGCCCGATCGGGAGGTAGAAGATCCCGATCATGAGAAGAGAGAGGGTGATGGTGCCGAGGGACGGCACATCGTTGAGCTTGCGAGCGACGATGAAGGGCGCGGTCGCATACAGCACCGCGACCAGCAGCACCTCGCCGGCCGCGAGAAGACTGACCTCACCACCGAAGAGCCCGGGGCCCGCGACCACCACCGCGACACCGACGAACCCGACGAGCAGACCGATCCCGCGGGCCGGCCGCAGCACGCCGCGGTCGCCACCGCCGAGGGCGATGAGAGCGGCGAACAGCGGCACGGTCGCCACCAGCAGGCCCGTCATGCCGGAGGGCAGCGTCATCTCGGCGTGCCCGAGCAACAGGAAGGGGCCCGCCATCTCGACGACGCCGAACGCGAGCACCCACGGCCAGTGCTTCAGAGCGGCACGCAGCGCGCCGCTGCGGAGGGCGAACGGCAGCAGCAGCAGAGCCGCGATGAGCGTGCGCCCCGCCACGATCGCCGGTGGCGAGAAGGACTCGACCGCGACGCTGATGAACAGATACGGAACTCCCCACAGCAGCGCCATAGCACCGAAGAGGAGCCAGCCACGACGTGAGAAGCCCGTGTGGGGGCTCACAGGATGCGCCGGCCTTCGAAGGCGCGACCGAGGGTGACCTCGTCGGCGTACTCGAGGTCGCCGCCGACGGGCAGGCCCGAAGCGAGACGGGAGACCGTGATCTGCATCGTCGTCAGCAGGCGGCTGAGGTAGCTCGCAGTCGCCTCCCCCTCGAGATTGGGGTTGGTGGCGAGGATGACCTCCTGCACGGTGCCGTCGGCGAGGCGGGTCATGAGCTGGGCGATGCGCAGGTCGTCCGGTCCGATGCCGGCGATGGGACTGATCGCTCCGCCGAGGACGTGGTAGAGGCCCCGGAACTCCCTGGTGCGCTCGATGGCGGCGACGTCTTTGGCGTCTTCGACCACACAGATCAGCGCCTGGCTGCGACGCGGGTCGCGGCAGATGGCGCAACGCTCCTGCTCGGCGACGTTGCCGCAGATCTCGCAGAACCGCACGCGGAGACGGATCTCACTGAGCAGCTCAGCGAGACGGGCGACGTCGAACGTCGGCGTCTGCAGGATATGGAACGCGATCCGCTGCGCGGACTTCGGGCCGATGCCGGGGAGCCGACCGAACTCGTCGATCAACTCCTGAACGATGCCGTCGTACATCAGGAGAACCTCGTCGGGGGCTCGTAGGGCTCTTCGCGCAGGAATGTCGCGCCGAGCACCTGGCGGATCACGGCCTCACCGTAGCGCTGCACTCCTCCGACGGAGGGCGAACGCTCGATGACGACCGGCGGAGTGGCGACGGCCGTGCGCTGCGTCTGCGGCGCCGACCGGTCGGGAGCAGCCCCGCGCGACACGGACGGGTCGGCCGGCGGCTCGTACGAGGGGTCGTACGGAGGCTCATCGTCGTAGGCCGGAGCCTCGTCGTCGCCGGGCAGCGGCGGCTCGTCGCGATCGATGACGCCGTCGGACGGGGGAACCGGTGCCGAGGCCGCTGCCTCGACCTCTTCGGGCTCATCGTCGACGGGGAGCGGCGCGGACGGTATCGGAGCGTCGCGCACCGACTCCTCGTTCGCGGTCGGAATCGACGCGACGGCCCACTCCGTCACCGACGATGCGGACGCGCCACGGACCTGCGAACGAGGGGAACGCGCTGACGCAGGCTCCGATGCGGGAGCGGAATCAGTCGGTGCCGAGGATCCGGACGACGCCGGCTGGCGCGGGGCACCCCCGGTCGGCATCGGGGCGGGGAGGTACTTCACGCGGACGCCGAGCTCGTTCTCGATCGCGGAACGCAGGTGGTCGGAAGGCCCTGAGCCCGGGGTCGTGCCCTTGAACTTGGCGACATCGTGCTGGCTGGTGAATCCGAGCGTGAGCACCTCGGTCTCGGTGACGTACGCCAGGGGCTGCACGGCCGTGGCCAGCAGCCAGGACGTGCGGCTGATGCTCTCGAGCCGCGTCAGCACGGCGGGCCACGCGGCGCGGATGCGCTCGAACGTGACCGGTCCCTGCGATGCCGCAGGAGCCGCGGGTTCCGCAGGAGCCGCGGGTTCCGGTGCGGCACCGTCGGATACCGCACCGACGCTCTCGCTCGCCGCCTGCTCGACGACCCGAGTCTGGGCAGCCGAAGCAGGAGCGGATTCGACGACGACCGGCTCCGGCGTCTGCGTGGTAGCGGCCGGGCTGACGGGAGCCGCAGACGCCGCCGGGGCCGCGGGAGCCGATGAACCGGCCGAAGCCCCGATCGTGGATGACGCGGAAGGCGCCGACGCTGCCGGGGTCGCGACCTGTCGGGCGGGAACCGCGGTACGCTCCCCCGCCGGCGCGGGCGCAGCCACGGCGGCATCCGTCGCTCCCGCGAGCACCCGTGCGACCATGAGCTCGAGATGCAGGCGCGGAGATGTGGCTCCCGACATGTCGTCGAGTGCCGCACTCACCACGTCGGCCGTGCGCGAGAGGCGTGCGGAGCCGAATTCTGCGGCCTGGGCGCGCATGCGCTCCAGGTCGTCTTCGGCGATACCGCGCAGGACGGCGGATGCGCCGGCGCCGACCGCCGCGATCACGATGAGATCGCGCAGACGCTCGAGCAGATCGTCGACGAAGCGACGGGGGTCCTGCCCGGTCTGCACGACCCGGTCGATCGCGGGGAACGCGGTCGCCGCGTCGCCCGCGGCGAGCGCGTCGACGATCTCGTCGAGGAGGGCGGCATGCGTGTACCCGAGCAGGGAGACGGCGCGCGCATAGCCGACGGTGACCGTCTCCGAACCTGCGGGGGCGTCGGAGCCGGCGATCAGCTGGTCGAGCAGCGAGAGCGTGTCACGGGGCGAGCCGCCGCCGGCGCGGACCACGAGCGGAAGGACACCCTGTTCGACGATCACGCCTTCTTCGGCGCACAGCTTGGCGACGTACTCGAGCATCGCGGCCGGCGGGACGAGCCGGAACGGGTAGTGGTGGGTGCGCGAGCGGATCGTGCCCAGCACCTTCTCGGGCTCGGTGGTCGCGAAGATGAACTTCACGTGCTCCGGCGGCTCTTCGACGAGCTTGAGCAGCGCGTTGAAGCCCTGGGGCGTCACCATGTGCGCCTCGTCGAGGATGAAGATCTTGTACCGGTCGCGGCTGGGGGCGAATGTCGCCCGCTCGCGCAGGTCGCGCGCGTCGTCGACGCCGTTGTGGCTCGCCGCGTCGATCTCGACGACATCGAGTGATCCGCCGCCGGCCCGCGACAGCTCCACACAGCTCGGGCAGACGCCGCAGGGCACGTCGGTCGGCCCCTCGGCGCAGTTCAGGCACCGCGCCAGGATGCGCGCGGACGTGGTCTTGCCGCACCCGCGGGGGCCGGAGAACAGATAGGCATGGCCGACCCGGTCACCGCGCAACGCCGTCATGAGCGGATCGGTCACCTGGGACTGCCCGATCATCTCGCCGAACGTCTCGGGTCGGTAGCGGCGGTAGAGGGCTGTGGTCACCTCAACAGCCTACGGCGTGCCACCGACCTTCGGCGGGCCCGAGCATCAGTCGATCGTCTCGATCACCGGGATCGTCGTCGTGATCACGGGAACGGATGCCGACATGCGCGTGCCGTCCTCGCGTCGAGCGTCGGCGAACTGTCGGAGCGTCGGACGACCGGGGAGCAGGGGACCCTGATCCGCGAGCGGCACGACGACCTCGTCGTCGACGGTCGCGATGTACGCGGTCTCTCGCACGCTGAAGGGAACGGGGGGTCCGTTCCTCACCTGCACCCGCAGCTCGGCCGCAGTCACCGTCACGTGCAGCGTCGATCCCTGCCACTGCAGCGGGAACGACAGCGACGGCCAGCTCGCCGGAAGCCGCGGGTCGAAGCTCAGTTCGCCGGCGTAGTCGCGCATCCCGCCGAAACCGCACACCAGAGCCGTCCACACCCCGCCGGCGGAAGCGACGTGCACGCCGTCCGCCGCGTTGTGGTGCAGGTCGTGCAGGTCGACGAACAGCGACTGCTCGAAGTACTTCTGCGCGAGGTCCTGATACCCCACCTCGGCGGCGAGGATCGACTGCACGACGGCCGAGAGAGTCGAGTCGCCGGTGGTCAGCGGGTCGTAGTAGTCGAAGTCCGCCTTCTTCTCCTCTGGCGTGAAGTGATTGCCCTGCAGGAAGAGCGCCAGCACGACGTCGGCCTGCTTGAGCACCTGGAACCGGTAGATCACGAGGGGGTGGAAGTGCAGCAGGAGCGGACGCTGATCGGCGGGCGTATTGGCGAGGTCCCACACCTCACGCTCAAGAAACAGGGAGTCCTGCGGGTGGATGCCGAGGCCCTCGCTGTAGGGGATGTACATGGCCTCTGCGGCGCGATCCCAGGCTTCGGCCTCGCCGGGGCCGAGGCCGGTGCGGTCGACCAGCTTCACGTAGTCGTCGGGATAGCCCTCCCTGATCTCGCGCACGATCTTGGCCGCGTAGCGGAGGTTGTAGCGCGCCATGACGTTCGTGTAGAGGTTGTCGTTCACGACCGTCGTGTACTCGTCGGGGCCGGTGACGCCGTGGATGTGGAACGTCTCGGTACCCTCCCCCGGCATGCCTTCGATCAACCGGGAGGCACGCCAGAAGCCGAGAGTCGCCCACAACCGGGCGGTCTCGATCGCGATGTCGGCGCCTTCCCGACGCAGGAACTCCTCGTCCCCCGTCGCACGCACGTACTTGCCCAGGGCGAAGCTGATGTCGGCGTTGATGTGGTACTGCGCGGTGCCGGCCGCGTAGTAGGCCGATGCCTCCTCGCCGTTGATCGTCCGCCAGGGGAAGAGTGCCCCCGCCTCGTTGAGCTGCGCGGCCCGACGACGTGCGGCCGGGAGCATGCGCACACGGGCGCGCAGCGCGTTGTACGCCCAGCGTGGCGAGGTGTATGTGAGGAACGGGAGCACGTAGATCTCGGTGTCCCAGAAGTAGTGCCCGCTGTATCCCGAGCCGGAGACGCCCTTGGCGGGGACTCCGGCGCCGTCGGCACGCGCCGAGGCCTGGGCGAGCTGGAACAGGCACCAGCGGGTGGCCTGCTGCAGGTCGTCGCGCCCGCCGATCTGCACGTCGCTGCGCTCCCAGAACGCGTCGAGCCATTCCCGCTGCCGACGGAACACGGTCTCGACGCCCTCGTCCGCCGCCCGGTCGAGCGAGCGACGGCAGCGGTCGACGAGCTCGCGCGGGGGCACGCCTCGCGACGTGTGGTAGCTGACGAGCTTGGTCACGGTGATCGGCACGCCGGCCTTCGCCTGCACACGGAACACGTTCTTGGCGATGTCCGGTTCCACCAGCGTGCGGGCGTTGTACTCGTTCTCGGTCTCGACGACGTGATCGGCGACCACGGCGACGGTCATGCCCGAATCGGCGACACGATAGGAGAGCGCGGATCGCAGCCCGTCCTGCCAGTGCTCGGCCGGCTCCAGCACGCGGTCGGCGATCTTCTCGGCCTTGCGGGGGTCGAACGCCGCGGCCTTCGTGCCGATCGGTGTGCCCGCGTAGACGCCCGCACCGTCCTGCCTGTTGAGCAGCTGGCAGCTGATGGTGACGGGCGCGTCGGCGTTCTCGACCACGACCTCGAGGCGCAGCACGGCGAGATGACGCTCCTCGAAGCTGACGATGCGCTCGTCCCGCATGCGCACGCGCTTGCCCGAGGGCGTCTCCCAGACCACGTGGCGCTCCAGCACGCCGGTGCGCAGGTCGAGTGTGCGCCGGTACTCGCGCACATCGGCGTCGTCCAGCGAGACCGGCTCATCGTCGACGTACACGCGCATGACCTTGGCATCCGGCGCGTTGACGATCGTCTGCCCGACCTCTGCGAAGCCGTAGGCCTGCTCGGCGTGACGGATCGGCCAGGTCTCGTGCAGGCCGTTGATGAACGTGCCGTGCTCCTGCGCGCCGCGACCCTCGATGTGGTTGCCGCGCAGGCCGAGATAGCCGTTGCCGACGGAGAACAGCGTCTCTCCGACGCCCTCCTCCGAGTAGTGAGTGTCGATCAGACGCCACGGGTCGACGGGGAAGCGGTCGCGGTCGATCATGCGGTCTCCGGGATGTCGGTGCGGGAAGAGGGAAGGAGGACGGCGAGGTCGTCGACCACGACGGTGGCGCCAGCCGCGCGCAAGGCGTCGGCACCCGTGCCACGGTCGACGCCGACCACGGTTGCGAAGCCGGCCGCGGCAGCGGAGGCGGCGCCGGACGTGGCGTCCTCCACGGCGACCGCACGGGCGGGGTCGATCCCGAGGGCGACGGCACCGGCGGCGAACATGTCGGCGGCGGGTTTGGAGGCGAGTCCGTCGCGTTCGGCCACGACGCCGTCGACGACGATCCGGAAGAAGGAGCGCAGGCCCGCGGCCCCCAGGACCTCTTCGGCGTTCTTGGAGCTCGACACCACGCCGAGCGGGACTCCGGCGGAATGCAGGCTCTCGACGAGTGCGAGCGAGCCGGGATACGGCGCGATCCCCTGGCCGCGCAGCGATGCGGCGAACGCGGCGTTCTTGCGGTTGCCGATACCGCACACGGTCTCGGCCGAGGGGTCGTCGTCGACGTCGCCCCACGGCAGTTCGACGTTGCGACTGTGCATCAGGCTCGCGACGCCGTCGTAGCGCTTCTTGCCGTCGACGTAGTCGTAGTAGTCGGCATCGGTGTACGGCGGAGTGATCCCCCATCGCGTGAACACATCGTCGAACACGGCCTTCCAGGCGCGCATGTGCACCTCGGCCGTCGGGGTGAGCACGCCGTCGAGGTCGAAGAGCACGCCGTCGGCGTGGAACAGGTCGGGCAGTGCTTCAGGCACAGAGCCTCCAGGAGAAGGGCGATCGTCGGGCCGGCACCTCTCCGTGCCACTGTGCAAGCGTAATGCGGTCGCGCACCGCGGGGTAACCCCTGCGGGAGGATCGGCGCAGCGATCAGAGCAGCTCCGCCGTCTGCCGCGCGATCTGCAGCTCCTCGTCGGTCGGCACGACGAGGACGGTCACCGGGGAGGCATCCGTGGAGATCCGGCGGATGCCGCGCTCTCGTGCCGCATTCCTGGCGGGGTCGATCTCCACACCGGCGAAGCCGAGCGTCGCCATCGCGCCGGCGCGTACCGGCGCGGCGTTCTCGCCCACGCCGGCGGTGAAGGAGATGACGTCCACTCCCCCCAGCTGTGCGATGTAGGCGCCGGCGTAGGCGCGCAGCCGGTGCACGTACACGTCGAACGCGAGCATCGCCGCGTCCTCCCCCGCCTTGACGCCCGCGAGGATGTCGCGCATGTCGCTGCGCCCGGCGAGACCGGCGAGCCCGCTGCGGGTGTTCAACAGAGAATCGAGGTCGTCGATCGACAGCCCGGCACGGCGCGACAGGTGCACGAGCGCGGCCGGATCGATGTCGCCCGAGCGCGTGCCCATGACGAGCCCCTCGAGAGGGGTGAGCCCCATCGAGGTCTCCACCGAGCGGCCGCCGTCGATCGCCGTCACCGAGGCCCCGTTGCCGAGGTGGAACACCAGCTGCCGGAGATCCCCGAGGTCACGACCGAGGAACGCGGCGGCGGACTCGCTGACGTACTGGTGACTCGTGCCGTGGAAGCCGTAGCGGCGCACCCGGTGCTCCGCGGCGAGCGCCGCATCGATCGCGTAGGTGTAGGCGGCGGGAGGGAGCGTCTGATGGAAGGCCGTGTCGAACACCGCGACGTGCGGAACGCCGTCGAACACGGCGCGCGCGGCGCGGATGCCGGCGAGGTTCGCGGGGTTGTGCAACGGTGCGAGCACCGCGAGCTCGTCGATCTGCCGCTCCACGTCGGCATCGATCAGCGTGGGGGCGTAGAAGCGGGCGCCGCCGTGGACCACACGGTGCCCGACAGCGACGGGGCGATGCTCGTCGAGAGAGGGGCCGTGCGTGACGAACTGCTCGCGCATCACCTCGAAGGCGGCGGCGTGATCGGCGATCGGCCTCTCACTGCGGTAGGTGGCGTCGAGCATGGTCGGCACGGCGTCGCCGTCGACCGCGGGGCGCACCGTGTGCGCGACCGGGCTGATCTCCTGACCGATGCGCTCGATCAGCCCGCTCGCGAGCAGATTCTCCTGCTCGATGTCGATCAGGCTGTACTTCAACGAGGAGGAGCCGCTGTTGATGACCAGGATGGCGCTCATGCCGCCTCTCCCGCCTGCTCGGCTCCCTGCGCCTGGATCGCCGTGATCGCAACCGTGTTGACGATGTCGTCGACGAGCGCACCGCGGG from Microbacterium sp. SY138 includes:
- a CDS encoding HAD-IA family hydrolase, producing MPEALPDLFHADGVLFDLDGVLTPTAEVHMRAWKAVFDDVFTRWGITPPYTDADYYDYVDGKKRYDGVASLMHSRNVELPWGDVDDDPSAETVCGIGNRKNAAFAASLRGQGIAPYPGSLALVESLHSAGVPLGVVSSSKNAEEVLGAAGLRSFFRIVVDGVVAERDGLASKPAADMFAAGAVALGIDPARAVAVEDATSGAASAAAAGFATVVGVDRGTGADALRAAGATVVVDDLAVLLPSSRTDIPETA
- a CDS encoding DMT family transporter, producing MSPHTGFSRRGWLLFGAMALLWGVPYLFISVAVESFSPPAIVAGRTLIAALLLLPFALRSGALRAALKHWPWVLAFGVVEMAGPFLLLGHAEMTLPSGMTGLLVATVPLFAALIALGGGDRGVLRPARGIGLLVGFVGVAVVVAGPGLFGGEVSLLAAGEVLLVAVLYATAPFIVARKLNDVPSLGTITLSLLMIGIFYLPIGLLTQHEVPTLPSIVALLALAVICTAVAFLAFFALIREVGPVRAPLFTYVNPVVAIVLGAIVLAEPLTPGLLLGFPLIIMGCWFAATGGRLRPVSPQALPPSL
- a CDS encoding DNA polymerase III subunit gamma and tau, translated to MTTALYRRYRPETFGEMIGQSQVTDPLMTALRGDRVGHAYLFSGPRGCGKTTSARILARCLNCAEGPTDVPCGVCPSCVELSRAGGGSLDVVEIDAASHNGVDDARDLRERATFAPSRDRYKIFILDEAHMVTPQGFNALLKLVEEPPEHVKFIFATTEPEKVLGTIRSRTHHYPFRLVPPAAMLEYVAKLCAEEGVIVEQGVLPLVVRAGGGSPRDTLSLLDQLIAGSDAPAGSETVTVGYARAVSLLGYTHAALLDEIVDALAAGDAATAFPAIDRVVQTGQDPRRFVDDLLERLRDLIVIAAVGAGASAVLRGIAEDDLERMRAQAAEFGSARLSRTADVVSAALDDMSGATSPRLHLELMVARVLAGATDAAVAAPAPAGERTAVPARQVATPAASAPSASSTIGASAGSSAPAAPAASAAPVSPAATTQTPEPVVVESAPASAAQTRVVEQAASESVGAVSDGAAPEPAAPAEPAAPAASQGPVTFERIRAAWPAVLTRLESISRTSWLLATAVQPLAYVTETEVLTLGFTSQHDVAKFKGTTPGSGPSDHLRSAIENELGVRVKYLPAPMPTGGAPRQPASSGSSAPTDSAPASEPASARSPRSQVRGASASSVTEWAVASIPTANEESVRDAPIPSAPLPVDDEPEEVEAAASAPVPPSDGVIDRDEPPLPGDDEAPAYDDEPPYDPSYEPPADPSVSRGAAPDRSAPQTQRTAVATPPVVIERSPSVGGVQRYGEAVIRQVLGATFLREEPYEPPTRFS
- a CDS encoding acetate kinase; amino-acid sequence: MSAILVINSGSSSLKYSLIDIEQENLLASGLIERIGQEISPVAHTVRPAVDGDAVPTMLDATYRSERPIADHAAAFEVMREQFVTHGPSLDEHRPVAVGHRVVHGGARFYAPTLIDADVERQIDELAVLAPLHNPANLAGIRAARAVFDGVPHVAVFDTAFHQTLPPAAYTYAIDAALAAEHRVRRYGFHGTSHQYVSESAAAFLGRDLGDLRQLVFHLGNGASVTAIDGGRSVETSMGLTPLEGLVMGTRSGDIDPAALVHLSRRAGLSIDDLDSLLNTRSGLAGLAGRSDMRDILAGVKAGEDAAMLAFDVYVHRLRAYAGAYIAQLGGVDVISFTAGVGENAAPVRAGAMATLGFAGVEIDPARNAARERGIRRISTDASPVTVLVVPTDEELQIARQTAELL
- a CDS encoding aspartate kinase, translating into MALIVQKYGGSSVADAESIKRVAKRIVDTRRAGHDVVVAVSAMGDTTDELLDLANEVAPIPAPRELDMLLSSGERISMALLAMAIHSMGFEARSFTGSQAGMITDSQHGAARIVDVTPVRLREALDEGAIVIVAGFQGFNRDTRDITTLGRGGSDTTAVALAAALDADVCEIYSDVDGIFTADPRVIPKAQKLDHVSSEEMLELAANGAKVLYIRAVEYARRHGVLIHARSTFSSAEGTYVLGEGMKNPREAEGAVMEEPIVAGVATDFSQAKITVAGVPDVPGKAAEIFKIVAKSGANVDMIVQNVSATGRTDISFTVPKADAAAALKALAGEQTEVGFQNLIHDDQIGKLSVVGAGMRTHSGVSATLFEALSAGGINIEMISTSEIRISVVLRDTDLAEAARTVHTAYGLDGDAEATVHAGTGR
- the recR gene encoding recombination mediator RecR, giving the protein MYDGIVQELIDEFGRLPGIGPKSAQRIAFHILQTPTFDVARLAELLSEIRLRVRFCEICGNVAEQERCAICRDPRRSQALICVVEDAKDVAAIERTREFRGLYHVLGGAISPIAGIGPDDLRIAQLMTRLADGTVQEVILATNPNLEGEATASYLSRLLTTMQITVSRLASGLPVGGDLEYADEVTLGRAFEGRRIL
- a CDS encoding glycosyl hydrolase family 65 protein: MIDRDRFPVDPWRLIDTHYSEEGVGETLFSVGNGYLGLRGNHIEGRGAQEHGTFINGLHETWPIRHAEQAYGFAEVGQTIVNAPDAKVMRVYVDDEPVSLDDADVREYRRTLDLRTGVLERHVVWETPSGKRVRMRDERIVSFEERHLAVLRLEVVVENADAPVTISCQLLNRQDGAGVYAGTPIGTKAAAFDPRKAEKIADRVLEPAEHWQDGLRSALSYRVADSGMTVAVVADHVVETENEYNARTLVEPDIAKNVFRVQAKAGVPITVTKLVSYHTSRGVPPRELVDRCRRSLDRAADEGVETVFRRQREWLDAFWERSDVQIGGRDDLQQATRWCLFQLAQASARADGAGVPAKGVSGSGYSGHYFWDTEIYVLPFLTYTSPRWAYNALRARVRMLPAARRRAAQLNEAGALFPWRTINGEEASAYYAAGTAQYHINADISFALGKYVRATGDEEFLRREGADIAIETARLWATLGFWRASRLIEGMPGEGTETFHIHGVTGPDEYTTVVNDNLYTNVMARYNLRYAAKIVREIREGYPDDYVKLVDRTGLGPGEAEAWDRAAEAMYIPYSEGLGIHPQDSLFLEREVWDLANTPADQRPLLLHFHPLVIYRFQVLKQADVVLALFLQGNHFTPEEKKADFDYYDPLTTGDSTLSAVVQSILAAEVGYQDLAQKYFEQSLFVDLHDLHHNAADGVHVASAGGVWTALVCGFGGMRDYAGELSFDPRLPASWPSLSFPLQWQGSTLHVTVTAAELRVQVRNGPPVPFSVRETAYIATVDDEVVVPLADQGPLLPGRPTLRQFADARREDGTRMSASVPVITTTIPVIETID